In one Methylobacterium sp. SyP6R genomic region, the following are encoded:
- a CDS encoding MFS transporter: MTRPRQAHRSLAHRDREASRSEMRQDPRPDPRQDSARDRAGASPGRRGEKPAPSLTSSRGLDAFTFFVANLQTGFGPFVAVYFTSQSWTQSDIGLVLTIGGLFSLFGQVPGGAFVDWVTSKRFVAALSVAVIGLSAAGLALFPTFLIVALSMAAHSIASCTLTPAIAAISLGLVGHAGLGERLGRNARFSSIGNALAAAGMGACGYYLSSEAVFYVTAALALPTLAALWFVRASEIDLVRPQAPEGERAPGGWESLKLVVTNRALLCFAACITLFFVSNAAMLPLVGSVLTVRASHTATILIAACIMAPQLVMALIAPAVGRAAQAYGRRPLLILGFAALPIRGLLFAYTDAPELLVAVQVFDGISAAVLGVMVPLVVADCTRGTGRFNMALGAVGTAMGLGAAASTTLSGYMADHFGSHAAFVGLSAVAFLALILVVAIMPETRRAQAR, encoded by the coding sequence ATGACGCGACCGCGCCAGGCCCACCGCTCCCTCGCCCACCGCGACCGGGAAGCGTCCCGCTCCGAGATGCGGCAGGATCCCCGGCCTGATCCCCGCCAGGATTCCGCCCGGGACCGGGCGGGCGCCTCTCCGGGCCGGCGCGGGGAGAAGCCGGCGCCGTCGCTCACCAGCAGCCGCGGGCTCGACGCGTTCACGTTCTTCGTCGCCAACCTGCAGACGGGCTTCGGCCCGTTCGTGGCGGTGTACTTCACCTCGCAGAGCTGGACCCAGTCCGATATCGGGCTGGTTCTCACCATCGGCGGGCTGTTCAGCCTGTTCGGGCAGGTGCCCGGCGGCGCCTTCGTCGACTGGGTGACCTCGAAGCGCTTCGTCGCCGCCCTGTCGGTGGCGGTGATCGGCCTGTCGGCCGCCGGTCTCGCCCTTTTCCCGACCTTCCTGATCGTGGCGCTCTCGATGGCGGCGCACTCGATCGCGAGTTGCACCCTCACCCCGGCCATCGCGGCGATCAGCCTCGGCCTCGTCGGCCATGCGGGCTTGGGCGAACGGCTCGGGCGCAACGCCCGCTTCTCCTCGATCGGCAACGCGCTCGCCGCCGCCGGCATGGGCGCCTGCGGCTACTACCTGTCGAGCGAGGCGGTGTTCTACGTCACGGCGGCGCTCGCCCTCCCGACGCTCGCCGCCCTGTGGTTCGTGCGCGCGAGCGAGATCGACCTGGTGCGCCCGCAGGCTCCGGAGGGCGAGAGAGCGCCCGGCGGCTGGGAGAGCCTGAAGCTCGTGGTGACCAACCGGGCGCTCCTATGCTTTGCCGCCTGCATCACCCTGTTCTTCGTCTCCAACGCGGCGATGCTGCCGCTGGTCGGCAGCGTGCTCACGGTGCGGGCGAGCCACACCGCCACCATCCTGATCGCCGCCTGCATCATGGCCCCGCAGCTGGTGATGGCGCTGATCGCCCCGGCGGTGGGACGAGCCGCCCAGGCCTATGGACGGCGCCCGCTCCTCATCCTGGGCTTCGCCGCCCTGCCGATCCGCGGCCTGCTCTTCGCCTATACGGACGCCCCCGAATTGCTGGTGGCGGTGCAGGTCTTCGACGGCATCTCGGCCGCGGTGCTCGGCGTGATGGTGCCGCTCGTCGTGGCCGACTGCACCCGCGGCACCGGCCGGTTCAACATGGCGCTCGGGGCGGTGGGCACCGCGATGGGCCTGGGCGCTGCGGCCAGCACCACCCTGTCGGGCTACATGGCCGACCATTTCGGCTCCCACGCCGCCTTCGTGGGCCTCTCGGCGGTGGCCTTCCTGGCGCTGATCCTGGTGGTGGCGATCATGCCGGAGACGAGGCGGGCCCAGGCGCGCTGA